In Calypte anna isolate BGI_N300 chromosome Z, bCalAnn1_v1.p, whole genome shotgun sequence, the following are encoded in one genomic region:
- the FANCG gene encoding Fanconi anemia group G protein, translated as MKRRRGAESEPGCLKAWADRNRELAESWRATRCSGQSRAVVREVRRHQGTFRELLLEMWRLPAALPTLPLELTVLYNSLLSSVGATDSAIRREAEGIRMGLLRVLESCGSGGQDLSTEELWQKVLQEVTAEELRGPLHRLCALQAGWWLGDRRLGSITSLFCLLRQAEGTGRAHCSQGENKLLYLLKSWQVPPEEASLPLVQSAEDLKETLCTSAVFLQGLLELEAENFPTAFSLLKEAAGGFCSKRLLAQIYTCLGCCAQRMGKPQTALQHLKRALQVDFQCLPALSHAAAVYHELKETDAELQALALLYEALEKNPPGATSLTQTELLVCTPVLASLLRHRHPSEVKYLLAQRCLQDGRVADAVEHYLDVLTLLQEGPQQQVPLDGSSALPRIPEVFLEAASALEQAGRHQDAITVCEEVISRTTDLIPRMLLVEQELELPECPSPGAGLAGLSQKKESLRCLAWRAAGYLHQGWAWAVLGESKEAITQFSRCLGDLLRVQLCGSGVGLTENPLPEVEVLQKIRLLSLIGRGTQFLELGKHKEALLDFQHGLQISPGDPAAASYLVLALWKLDRKQEAAAHWLKISQSSPREDEQVGRSFPLYLVSCLQQALFPHRESLASRLQDYLGHHRPGPLNLSRDTSLSPLLQSPHAPLAREA; from the exons ATGAAGCGGCGGCGCGGAGCGGAGTCAGAGCCGGGGTGTCTGAAGGCATGGGCGGACCGGAACCGGGAACTGGCCGAGAGCTGGCGG GCGACGCGGTGCTCGGGGCAGAGCAGAGCCGTGGTGCGGGAGGTGCGGCGGCACCAAGGGACCTTCAGGGAGCTGCTCCTCGAGATGTGGC GGCTGCCAgctgccctccccaccctgcctcTGGAGCTCACTGTCCTCTACAActccctgctttcctctgtGGGGGCAACAGACTCTGCCAtcaggagagaagcagaaggaataCGCATGGGGCTCCTTAGGG ttctGGAGTCCTGTGGGTCCGGGGGTCAGGATCTGAGCACCGAGGAGCTGTGGCAGAaggtgctgcaggaggtgactgcagaggagctgaggggacCTTTGCATCGCCTGTGTGCCCTGCAGGCAGGGTGGTGGCTGGGAGACAGGCGCCTGGGGAGCATCACCAGCCTCTTCTGCCTCCTCAGACAGGCTGAG GGCACGGGGAGAGCTCACTGCAGCCAGGGGGAGAACAAACTTCTGTACCTGCTCAAGTCATGGCAAGTGCCTCCTGAGGAGGCATCCCTGCCCCTTGTACAGAGTGCTGAGGACTTGAAAGAGACCCTCTGCACATCAGCAGTCTTTCTGCAAG ggctgctggagctggaggctgaGAACTTCCCCACTGCCTTCTCCCTCCTTAAGGAAGCTGCAGGAGGATTCTGCTCCAAGAGACTCCTGGCTCAGATCTACACCTGCCTTGGCTGCTGTGCTCAGCGAATG GGCAAGCCTCAGACAGCCCTTCAGCACCTGAAACGGGCCCTCCAGGTGGACTTCCAGTGCCTTCCTGCCCTGTCCCACGCTGCAGCAGTGTACCATGAGCTGAAGGAGACtgatgcagagctgcaggccctggctctgctctaTGAG gctctggaaaaaaaccctcccgGAGCAACTTCCCTAACACAAACAGAGCTCCTGGTCTGCACGCCAGTCCTAGCTTCCCTCCTTCGCCATCGCCACCCCTCTGAAGTGAAGTACCTGCTGGCACAACGCTGCCTCCAGGATGGGAG GGTGGCTGATGCAGTGGAACATTATCTGGATGTTCTGACTCTGCTTCAGGAGGGGCCGCAGCAGCAG GTGCCCCTGGATGGtagctcagctctgcccaggaTCCCAGAGGTGTTCTTGGAAGCAGCATCTGCCTTGGAGCAGGCTGGGAGGCACCAGGATGCCATAACTGTGTGTGAGGAGGTCATCAGCCGGACAACTGACTTGATCCCACGGATGTTACttgtggagcaggagctggagctgccagaGTGCCCATCAccaggggcagggctggcaggtcTGTCCCAGAAGAAGGAGAGTCTGCGTTGCCTGgcctggagagcagctggatacctgcaccagggctgggcatgggctgtgctgggtgagAGCAAGGAGGCCATCACACAGTTCAGCAG GTGTCTTGGTGATCTCTTGCGGGTTCAGCTTTGTGGGTCTGGTGTTGGACTGACAG AGAATCCCCTGCCAGAAGTGGAGGTGCTCCAGAAGATCAGGTTGCTCTCCCTCATTGGGCGAGGGACACAGTTCCTGGAGCTGGGAAAGCACAAGGAAGCCTTGTTGGATTTCCAACACGGTTTGCAGATCTCACCAG GTgacccagctgctgcctcctacCTGGTGCTGGCCCTGTGGAAACTGGACCgaaagcaggaggcagctgctcaCTGGCTGAAGATCTCCCAAAGCTCTCCGAGGGAGGATGAGCAGGTGGGAAG GTCCTTCCCTCTGTACCTGGTGTCCTGTCTGCAGCAGGCTCTGTTCCCTCACAGGGAATCCTTGGCCAGCAGACTCCAGGATTACTTGGGACACCACAGACCGGGACCACTCAATCTGAGCCgggacacctccctctccccactgCTGCAGTCTCCCCATGCCCCCCTGGCACGGGAAGCCTAG